TCTTGGCCTGTAAAGGAGTAGCAGGTAGGCTGTGCTTCGATGGCTGTAAGTGATAGCAGATGTTTCGCTTGTCGTGAGAACATACGAGGCTTTACCGTAAGCTGCTCAGTCTGAATCATTGAGGCTTGGGTGCTTCAAAATGTGTACTTCTTGATGCTTCCGGAAATTCTGTTGTTCCCTGTGTTTCAAGTACGCCGCCTTTCAAATCAACCACAATATCATAGTGCATCTTGTCTTTCCAGACGGCGGCGAAGCTTTACTCATGTGGACAGAGAATGCTCCATGTAAGACTGACTGACAACGTGACGAGTGCTATCTTGCCCtgaagcccttcagtaccatgaagagtttccatattcattctggctactatttgatgattttacaaaGCTTCATAAAGTTATGAAGGATTAAAACCgtaaagactcaggccattaattttctgagctccatagaccattcctgatGCAactaaatcgtctaatcatacccaaaagtcatggtaaaaatgcatctcagtattgaagggattaaaagcagTCATACCTCCAATACCCCACCGCCTCTGCCCCATCACACATTGGTCCCTTGTGCAGCAGCAACCCCGCCCTCCACCAAACACTTCCCAACACATCAGAATCCCGTTCCCACTACACAATCGTCTCTCCTTCCATAACATCAGTCCAGCCCACACCACGCACCTCCCCAACAACACAGTGTCACTCCCGCCCCTCCCCACctcacgccaccaccacacgccaccAGCAGCTGTACATTGTGGTAACGTAGCGGGAGGAAATCTTCAGtgagctacatttttttttttttttcaagaaagacGAACAACATGAATATTTACACAGTGGCTCCCTTGCATGCGTGTACGTGCAAATGCAGGGACGTccactcacatttttttttttcgcctacGCTGCAGCTATCACGAACAGACCTCGCCGCTAGTGACACATGTTGCAgggaaggtaggtaggtagatgacTGCTTGGTGAAATTGTCATATGGTTGCGCCCAATACTGCCAACGACCAAAAGTTCTTGCGTCACAAAGAAATCGGCTGCTTTTCGTGACCACCACAGAAGATAAAAGTGATGACTGATTATTCTAAGAGCCATACTCAGAaaagcttccctctctcaccgcaatcattttcaaagactacagagacgattggctgagttctaaagagtatttgtcctgttaatgcagaaaatttgttaaacatgtcactaaatttacagaaacatctttaaaaacccttatcacttcaactagagccctttgaaaatagtgaaggtgtagcgcggaagtgtttcagaatatgggcctttgTTCGTTGTGTTACCgatgctgtgtgtgtttgtgtgtatgtgtgtatcagTGTATCAGTGATGTTTCATGAGAGGGATCTGATGTGTCATGAGGAGGATCTGTCAGAAGTTTTCCCTATACCGTGGCACTGGATAAGGATGAAGTGTGACTGGGCgcactcttttccctctccagtTGTAGTCACTCGTGATGGTTGCCTGTCCTTTGTTTATCAGGGTAATATTTTCTGTATCCGCGCTCTTCACTTATGATTCTTTATGTACATCAATCTACAACATGTAAACTGAGGATTCAGCTTGATGATTGTGCATAAAGACAAAGCAGAGGTCTTTAATATTATTCTGAACTCTTTAATTATGATTTCAGCTGGAAGGCAGATGGTCACAGAAAAGAAGTGGCACGGAAGAAGGTCAAGGAAAAGTAGTTGTTTTGCTGAACCCGAACATAACCACTAATGCTCTCCTGGCTGCGAGCACCTGCCTTTGTCAGggcgtgtgtgtgaatattaGGCACAGTAGGACGCCAGATGAGGGTAGAAAGTAAGGAGGTGCGAGGCGGGTCAGGACTGTCATCACGCCGTAACCCGTGGGTCCCTCGCAAACAACACACCTGATGGCCATGTGGGCCGCGCGAAGGAGGAGCAAAACCGGCACATCCCTACTTATACCGTCAGTGGTTGTGCTCGCGCTCAGTAGCACTCCAACTACAGTCTGGTCTGCAAGCTGTTCTTTACAAGCCTCGCCAGCTCTTGACTACGGTGTGCTCTGGACGGTGACTGCGGGTGgtgccttcttccctctccctcccattggTGACAGAACGGAATCAGTAGACGAACTGGTGAACGATTCTATAAATACTTGCTCCTCTCATCCATTGTTTTCCCCAAGCAAGAAAATATCACGTGCGGGATGTAAACTGCCACCAAACACGAGGAGGTCAAACTGGTGCTTTTAACTGCCTGCCTCTCTGTTATGGGACGGTGAACGAAACGCGCGTGGTGAAGTGGTCAGTCATTTGTTGTACAGACTGGTGACGATCtgactgtagcttcaggtaagactgtgtgtgtgtgtgtgtgtgtgtgtgtgtgtgtgtgtgtgtgtgtgtgtgttgcagtcgTCTTGAAGTGTTTGTTGCGTCCCTTGGGatgagtattggaagcgctgttaagcttccatccattaatggcgcaggcaattttatttatagtggtacccatatcagggcccatatcaccacccaagcgcaccTTTGgaacctagaacctgggtgtcatggtgacatgtaggtaactttaaaccacttgacaaatggcaaagtatcaaagcgatacgtggtgagattcgaatctatgcgtggacgtctgcccgatcccacgttcaccttatccactatgccaccgcctccctgtgtgtgtgtgtgtgtgtgtgtgtgtgtgtgtgtgtgtgactcattgaaaataaacgaaaaaatcaTTGGTATCTACCGGCAAATACTTCTTTCATACTTTTTCACAACTgctgacgcgttttcatattccttttgcttactatttagcgattttatacagctttagaaacttgtgtgaggattagaatagtgaagactatggccattaaacTTGTTATCtccatacccaaaactcatggtagaaaaacGTCACAGTGCTAAATGAGCTATTGAATAACGACTAATATTCATATAAATTTGAAATCTTTGGATGTGGCTCCTTTAGCTTTTCTTCCCTGTCTCCAACCAGTGCACATGAATGTCAGAGAAAATACGGCCCAACATTGGTTAAGTCATGTGTCACTGTGTCACTCAGACCGAAGTATATTCTCGTGCAGTGGGCGCGCAGGGAGGTTCAGCACACGTTTAGCGCGTCGGCACCCGCGCCTCACTATTACCGCGAGTCTAAAATGttcaaagaaaaactaaaaagcaATTTTCTCTGGACATCTCTCAATATTTATACAGTAATTCAGCATGGTCATTAATTTACTATACACACATGCAGTATGTACAACCATCACCGCCCCTAACAACCGACACCTGTCACTGCGAATGGGGAAACCCTGCAGCAGTCGCCTCGATCCTCTGCGTGTCGCGCCAGGTAACCCACTTCATATCACACACCGCAAGTACAGTACATCTGACTTTTCCACAATTACAATATTTGAAGGTAAAAACGCTGAATTTCAGCTACACTAGCGGGATCTCTGGAAGACAGGTTTGGTTTTCGCCACATCTACTGAGGCTGTCTCTTGACGTTTTTAAAAGTGAATATTTATCTTCTGGATAGCGTCCTTCCCGTTCCCCAACCCGAACCTAGAGTCGCCTCCAGCCATACACTGACCTGTAACCCCTGCCATACGGCCGccggccgccgccgccgccgccaggtgCACCACAACATCTGCTTCTTGGAATGTCGCCACCACCATGACTTTCACGTTTTCTAATGAAGCATAATGTAAAGTCTGTCCTAACTGGGTCACCACACACCGGCAGTGCGGCGCGGAAATTCGGCGCTGTCTCACTGGCTCGCCTGGAGGTCTTCCGCTCACCACTCGTGACTGGCATTGGCAAGTGTGCGGGAGTGTGCGGGGGTGATTTCCGTCATAGTTGTGTTTAGCACACATGTCTGTCACACAACAAGTTTCTCTGGGAAGGCGTCCCAGGGCTAGCTCAGTCACCAGTGTCCTGATGGTGTTTCCTTCTCGCCCCTTATGCCACTGAACCAAATCATTACAGCACACCATATAGTTTTAAATCATACGTATCATCTTTAACTAAACAAACATAAGGATTAGACCATTAGAGACTTTGGGGCTGAAATTGACTGCCACTTTAAAAAGCACGATGATACTTTTATTCAGATCTTCTGAGCGTTAGACATTATGAAATATACTTCGAAACTTTAAGGATAAATTTGCATCAAAATTTCTATAAAGAAGGGCGATATATCATGGTAACAGTCTGTTAACTACAGAACAGTGGTGACTCGTGAACCCCTCATGGAACAGATGTTGAGTTCTGCCTGTGTTCCCACCGCCGGGCTCCTTCTGTTAGGGCGGTAATCCATCGTCACATCTTTTACACGTCGTATGGAACAAAAAAGAGTTTTACAACACAAATTTATTCACTAACAGGGAGAGTAACACACTGTTCTGTCCACATAACAAGGGAGCAGGAGCCAATACATCGCCATCGACGGATTCGCAGCGTGCCGTCATTCATCCATGCTCCTCTTTTCAGAATGGGGTGGCGATGGATGTCcacggtggcggcggcagctgtGATCGTTATGTCATGTGATGCTGTTATTGCAAAAAAATCTCACAGAGAACTAGAATCTCTTAGAGTCAGCTTAGGAGATGCAGTGTTTTCGAGACAACACGGAGTTGGACAAAACTGGGAGGAGTCAAGCTCGGCAGAAGAGCCTCAAATAAATTATGACTATTTTGTTCAGCCCACTCCAGACACAACACGTCCGCTTCCTATTGCTGGAAGGCGGACATTCAACCCAAGGATATCAGACATTGACTCTCCTTTAGCAGACACTTCAATAAGAGATAGTGACACCACGGACAAGAACCTTGGTGCCAGGAAAGAGGAGATCCTGCAGTACACCAAAACTAATCCCTCCCACACTCAGGCCAGCACGGAACTGTACCAGGAGGATCAGGTGTGGCCAAACGAGGACCCATTCTCAGTGTTTTATGACTCCATGTTCCCCGAGATGGAGTCTGTTATTCCAGAAGAGGAGACACGCAAGAACATTCCTATAATTTCTCCAAAGGCAACCCAGAAAAGTACGTCCACTACCAATGATCCAGATTCCACGATTGAGGCGTCAGCTGACACCACTCCTACAACCTTACTTGGCGAGACACAGCTGCCCACAACGGCGCCTGTactgctctcctcctcatccatgcAGAGCACACCATCCAGCCATATACCGTCTCTTCTCAACACGTCCTTTGACTCTACTAGATTCGAAAAATTAATCACGAGGATGTCATTGGTGTTAGAAAAGTTTGGTCTGTCAAAGTCCTTCACGAAAAAAATcttcaaagaagaagaaaagtttctTAACAACCTCATACACTTGAAGCCTCTAAATGACAAACTGAACTTTATTTCACACCATAAACTTTCTGCTGTGACTTCAAAGTTAAGCCTTTCGCCTTTACTCTCAAAGTTTGGTGTTGAAGAAATTTTTGGAAAAATAACTTCCAAACTGAATCTTACAGACGTGGTCTCCAAGCTGGGTCTGCCAGACAAGGCATTCAAAATGAACCTTACAGATCTTGTCTCGAAATTCGACATCGACGATGTGGATTACATAGTAGACCTTGTCGAAGCTGCCTCCAATCTCAATCTTAAAGATCTGGCATCAAAAATGAACATCGGTCACGTGAATGGTGCAAGATTACAACAAGTACAAGTCAGTCTGTCACACCTGCTGGAGTACATCATGAGCCTGGAGTCAGTGAAACACGCCACCAAGGAGTTGGGTATCAATGAGACCACGGTGAACGGAGTCTTGGATCGTGTGGAGGCATCAGCTCGCCAGGTTGTGGTAAGACTACTTCGGTATTCCTATGGTGACAAGTTTACATTGCTACTTAGATATGATGACCACCGTCCATGAGTCATCACACATGAATTTAGAATATGACAGTTTGTAAAAATCACGTGGTAGTTTTTTAATTTAAGTAAGATTTTGAATATGTGAAATTATATACAACACAAACAGTCGCATTCCTCTCTAACAATGTGTCTTTGGCGCAGGATGATGGCAACGGAGGGAAGCTGCTGTTACTCCCGCTGTTTGACACTGTCAGCCTCAATGTTGTGCAGAGTTTGGGCTTCActgttcttatattctttttgcTGCTCTCCGCATATTCCTACATCTCGCTAAAACCCGTCACCATAGCTAGAGATGGCTCTGAAAGGCCGTAAGTGTCTAAAGAAATGGTTCATGTCACAGCGGAGTTGAATGATACTTTACAGAACAATTTTTGTCCAAGATTGATCAAATGACATGATCAAAGAACGTAATCTATAAACTGTAAGGTTAATCAGCATAAGGTTCATGTAGAAAGTTCAATAAGCTATCCTCGTTAAATGCCTGATAGCTTATTACTTCTTAATCGCTCCCTTTCAGACCTGGATCTTTGATACCTCGTCCTTCGGAGTTGAATCCAGACATCAACCCACACTGGAGGACTGCCCTTGATGCTGCTGAAGCCGTTGACTCACCCTGGGAGCATGagcgacaccaccaccaggaacaaGGACAGCGTGAAACAGTTGCTACTGGTCGTCCAATCCCGGTGCCTGATCCCGCGGCGCTACACAGGTTGGGCCACCACGCATCAAGCCACCTCAGGACTCGCCCACAACAAACCAACCCTCACCGCGGCCCTCTCATCGTCCCTGTTAACTTCCGCAGTGACCACCACATCAAACATTTCCCTGTCAGTACTCAGCAAACGGGTCATTCCCAGCCTGTACCAGTAAGGCCACACTCTGCCCTACACCATCACGTTTCACACCACCCTGTCCCACACCACTCCCCCTCAACGTTCTATTCCACACCACTCTGCCCCGCAACATTCTGTCCCACAACATTCTGCCCCACAACATTCTGCCCCTCAACATTCTGCCCCACAACATCCTGTACCACAACACCACGTCCCACACCGTCCACTTCCTCACCAGACTTTCATGGAACCACTAAAGCCATACATTGAACCACCACCCTTTAACCCTCTCCCTAATGTTCAGCCGTATGAACCAGATCACTACGACAAGCACCGCCACTTCGCATCATATGAAGACGACGATCAGTACGAAGACCAAGACAAAGACGTTAGGGGAAACTTCCACAACAGCTTTCAATGGAGTCACGGTCCACACACCAAACCTGACTCACCTAGGACACCTGATTGGCACTCAAACCCGACGACTACACCCGCTGATCCTGTAAAgttccacacccaccaccactcctcatcCCACACGCACAACTGGCAACCTCAAAGGACCAGCCAACACTCCCCCAGTTTCACCACTACCGTCCGGCCCATCTCTGCCTTCACCTCGACCTCCACGCCCACCTCTCCGTCTACTGTCCATCTAAGGCCAACTAGTAAATACGCCAAAAGTGTCACATCCTCCCTctcggaaaagaaagaagtcaaAACACGCAAAACGAACATCACTAATGGGTAGCTGCATCTAGAAGAGTCCTTGGCAGCATTAACAGgagtagtttgtttttctttcgttcttgaCACCATTACAATGCATAATCATTACAATTGCTGAAGTGTGAGAGAATGATAAGTAGGTAGGCTGGCAAGCACAGAGAGTATTGGTATCATGTGTCAGTCATGATGCCACACAAGGGTTCAGAACCGCTGGCCTTCTTAAGtaattttgtataattttatAAAGACTTTGAGCCTTAACTACATACTGTAAGCAATAAGGGCAGTCAACATACCAAATATAGGTCAATCTGGCGTAAACTTGCTTCTTGGTCTTGAGATGCAGCTGTCCGCGGTCACGTCTGGATCAACTAACGGGTGGCCGTGTATTGCTCGGGACTGTGCTCAACTCGAGCATGTTCCTTGTTTCGAAGTGGCGACGTAAACAAATCCTTTAGCTGGTTGGAATATCTGTAGCTATTCACCTCTTGTATACAAAGTtatctctaagttttgttgtcaTTAGGGATGAGTTAATACTATAGACGTATGAGTGCGCTTGTCTTGTATACTCTTACGTATTCGCTTAGTTTGTTAGGCGtagtttgtctgttttcttgACTGTTAtgactgttatttatttatttatgttcatCATATTTCTTATAAATATGAACTTTTGAGGATAATGTTACTTGAACCTTACCAGTGCAGCGGGGGAGAGGCGGGCCCAGCACGGGAAGCATTGTCGCTGGAACAGTGCCGGAGATCACAACGAAACAACCGtggcttcatttatatttaaTGGCAGTTACAAATAAAATTTCACATGATTTACTATTCACAGCGAGAGTCATACAAACTTAACCGGTTCTTAAGGCATATCACCAGCAAGGTTGGCGCACTTACCGGAGCTCAGGTTGCGGCGTGGGCTGCGGGGACTCGTGGGCCATGCTGCCTGGTGAGTAGCGAGCCGAGCGTCACAGATTCACTACAGTAGTTAGTTGCTGGTGCAGTCATGGCTATCAGGGATGTTGTGCGGCGCCGCGGAAATACAATTGATCACAACTCCTCTGTTCATCACCAGCTCTGTACCTTCTGTCTCGCCTCACTTCTTATCCACTGGTATAATATTTCCCAGTCATACCTTATCATGACAACCACAATAAAACTATAGACATTAAGTGTTTCTTCCAAGGAGAtgaatcaatacacacacacacacacacacacacacacacacacacacacacacacacacacacacacacacacacacaaatgggtgTTGAGATTGAAATTAGATCTATATGAAAACAATTTCCTATTCTATGGCATTTTGAAATCTCTTAAAGTTAGGACTGAAATTTTTGAAACCGCAaaggaaaactaaacaaaaagggTAATGAGTGTCCCATGAAGAGTCCTCGTAAGTGGGACACGTTTGTAAGCTTAACTAACTTCCAATGTTGTATTGCTGGCACTCACGCGGAGCCCCGGGAGGATCACCAGTGAAGGGGCGCTGCTCGCGGCCCGCCGGCATCTTGTACTGCCGTGACCAAGGCAAAATGTAGACAACACATACAATTGAGACATTGTCTTGTGTAAAGACCGCCAACTAGCCTCCACCAATTCCTGGGTGGTGTAACACCCAGGCAATCACAAATCGATGCGGGGCAAGGCGGCGGCCCTCGGATACACCACAGTCTCCCGCATCTTGTACGCTACATACATTTAGGCACGtcaggaaaataaatatcacaCAATGAATTATGATGTACACTAAACATGCAAAAGTCAAAATGATTGTGAACATCAACgagtcaaaaagaaaaaaaaaatctatctatctgactTTAACACTGAATAAGATTCACAAGTCTTTCACAGAAAGtacaagtagtaataataattacatataCAACTCCAGCCGGGCAGAAAACTGCCTACTCGTTCAGCTTGTACTATACAAACCTTCTATCACTCTGGTTAGTGCGGGGCGGCGGGTGGTGTCAGGGGGTGGGGCTTCTCCCCGCCCTCGTGCACCACCGCCGCGCCTCGCCTTCTCCAGAACACTGGCTAAAAAGCCTAAACAATGTACCTACTTTAACTAACTCTATTATAACTAACGCCCAACTAAAAAATGCACGTTTATAAATGGGGAAACCTGAGGGGATATAAAACTAACCATACGTGTGAGTGAGAATCGTAGAACGGGAAGGCAAGACTATACTGGAGCAGAATCAGTCCCGCCACACGACACTCCCTCGGACCGACACCTGCCGTCAGCCTCACTGAAGGCCTGGCCCTCAGGGCAGGAGGTTATGAGAATGGTTCTTTTTCCAAGGCAGGTGAAGAAAATGCGACACTGGCTCTGCCCATCTGCGTGAATCCCGTCACTGAGAGACTGACAAGGATTGGTGGTCGGGCAGGCGTACCTGTCTGGGGATACACAGGCGTTGTTACTGGGGCTGAACACCAAGGCATTAGGGCACCGGGACCATCTTGGACGGTCACCACACTCCAAGAAACTATTACAGCGGGAATG
The window above is part of the Portunus trituberculatus isolate SZX2019 chromosome 14, ASM1759143v1, whole genome shotgun sequence genome. Proteins encoded here:
- the LOC123503850 gene encoding LOW QUALITY PROTEIN: uncharacterized protein LOC123503850 (The sequence of the model RefSeq protein was modified relative to this genomic sequence to represent the inferred CDS: deleted 1 base in 1 codon); its protein translation is MGWRWMSTVAAAAVIVMSCDAVIAKKSHRELESLRVSLGDAVFSRQHGVGQNWEESSSAEEPQINYDYFVQPTPDTTRPLPIAGRRTFNPRISDIDSPLADTSIRDSDTTDKNLGARKEEILQYTKTNPSHTQASTELYQEDQVWPNEDPFSVFYDSMFPEMESVIPEEETRKNIPIISPKATQKSTSTTNDPDSTIEASADTTPTTLLGETQLPTTAPVLLSSSSMQSTPSSHIPSLLNTSFDSTRFEKLITRMSLVLEKFGLSKSFTKKIFKEEEKFLNNLIHLKPLNDKLNFISHHKLSAVTSKLSLSPLLSKFGVEEIFGKITSKLNLTDVVSKLGLPDKAFKMNLTDLVSKFDIDDVDYIVDLVEAASNLNLKDLASKMNIGHVNGARLQQVQVSLSHLLEYIMSLESVKHATKELGINETTVNGVLDRVEASARQVVDDGNGGKLLLLPLFDTVSLNVVQSLGFTVLIFFLLLSAYSYISLKPVTIARDGSERPPGSLIPRPSELNPDINPHWRTALDAAEAVDSPWEHERHHHQEQGQRETVATGRPIPVPDPAALHRLGHHASSHLRTRPQQTNPHRGPLIVPVNFRSDHHIKHFPVSTQQTGHSQPVPVRPHSALHHHVSHHPVPHHSPSTFYSTPLCPATFCPTTFCPTTFCPSTFCPTTSCTTTPRPTPSTSSPDFHGTTKAIIEPPPFNPLPNVQPYEPDHYDKHRHFASYEDDDQYEDQDKDVRGNFHNSFQWSHGPHTKPDSPRTPDWHSNPTTTPADPVKFHTHHHSSSHTHNWQPQRTSQHSPSFTTTVRPISAFTSTSTPTSPSTVHLRPTSKYAKSVTSSLSEKKEVKTRKTNITNG